A genomic region of Runella rosea contains the following coding sequences:
- a CDS encoding tetratricopeptide repeat protein, whose product MIIIHNIDDFFLELFPSATVNGEVDEEKLKVLLSDYYEYGGYKPAISIKGNQVVIEINIPKISENDTDYRKIITLCEKGKFSEAKPLLKELIKKNPTNSEYYRILGQIHSDEGNQTEAINQLIDALCWDPKNKWALIMMGNIFARHQNDVETAMKYYDQAVLVDPSNNIALNNIGAVLMENQKYKEAKKYFDKAISINTAYPNTHYALAVLAEKENDLVTAFEKGCDTLKLVDSKNTMYKYALEIVTNVSRRLIENEKINDIVKSYIQRLENQSGKKVLQIQDDSIPTVAKLEVAENYNRQEHIIKFKSNRPGYQHLIMHELVHLDFITQARKTGNNSLFTSTQHHKQGFIRSLEKDLLRLSKEGIPEESLARFAEELFSGINRQIFNTPIDLFIEDFLFQNYKELRPFQFISLYIMNQEGKEAVTNPKVVDLSPKGVLSTSKIYNLVNAIHFKNLYGVDFVTQMKGSPFELKQAEKFIAEYQDYSKDKEPAEEYELVQNWANDLKVSGYFELVDESKYRNQRLDPLELLNEIEKDPFDINTQNPLREKELEIFLKNHEDQDINMAVVMYMVSALEKYQNASISELQKVAVEIAMLGTQGISPDKKGYKIAAIPNVEFSGYHLLAFYYVTWKLFNPEMHKMLQLPFDKEYELAKTLVKR is encoded by the coding sequence ATGATTATCATTCATAATATAGACGATTTTTTCTTGGAGCTTTTTCCAAGTGCCACAGTAAACGGAGAAGTGGACGAAGAAAAACTTAAAGTTTTGCTTAGTGACTACTATGAGTATGGAGGTTATAAGCCTGCAATCAGTATCAAAGGAAATCAAGTAGTCATTGAGATAAATATTCCTAAAATTTCAGAGAATGATACTGACTATAGAAAAATAATCACCCTTTGTGAAAAAGGTAAATTCTCTGAAGCTAAGCCATTATTAAAAGAACTTATTAAGAAAAACCCTACAAATTCAGAGTATTACAGGATTTTAGGCCAAATCCATTCTGATGAAGGAAATCAGACCGAGGCAATTAATCAATTGATTGATGCTTTATGTTGGGACCCAAAAAACAAGTGGGCTTTGATAATGATGGGTAATATTTTTGCAAGGCATCAAAACGATGTTGAAACAGCAATGAAATATTATGACCAAGCTGTTTTAGTAGACCCGAGCAATAATATTGCCTTAAATAATATCGGGGCTGTTCTAATGGAGAACCAAAAGTACAAAGAAGCAAAAAAGTATTTTGATAAAGCCATAAGTATAAATACTGCTTATCCAAATACACATTATGCTTTGGCCGTATTAGCAGAAAAAGAAAACGACCTCGTAACCGCTTTTGAGAAAGGTTGTGATACGTTAAAGCTTGTGGATAGTAAAAACACTATGTACAAGTATGCTTTAGAAATTGTAACCAACGTCAGCCGAAGATTAATTGAAAATGAAAAAATCAATGATATAGTTAAAAGCTATATTCAAAGGCTTGAAAATCAGTCAGGAAAAAAAGTGCTTCAGATACAGGATGATTCTATTCCAACTGTTGCAAAACTAGAAGTAGCCGAAAATTATAATCGGCAAGAGCATATAATCAAGTTTAAAAGTAATAGACCTGGCTATCAGCATTTAATAATGCATGAACTGGTTCACCTTGATTTTATTACTCAAGCCCGTAAAACTGGCAATAACTCCCTTTTTACAAGCACACAACATCACAAGCAAGGTTTTATCCGTTCCCTTGAAAAAGATTTACTACGACTTTCAAAGGAGGGTATACCTGAAGAATCACTAGCGCGGTTTGCTGAAGAGCTTTTTAGTGGAATTAACCGGCAAATTTTCAATACACCCATAGATTTGTTTATTGAAGATTTTCTTTTTCAGAACTACAAAGAGTTAAGGCCATTCCAGTTCATATCTCTTTACATAATGAATCAGGAAGGAAAAGAGGCTGTTACTAATCCCAAAGTCGTTGACTTAAGTCCTAAAGGAGTATTATCAACGTCAAAGATTTACAATCTGGTTAACGCTATTCACTTTAAAAACCTTTATGGAGTAGATTTTGTGACACAGATGAAAGGTAGCCCTTTTGAATTGAAACAGGCTGAAAAGTTTATAGCTGAATATCAGGATTATAGTAAGGATAAAGAACCCGCAGAAGAATATGAATTAGTACAAAACTGGGCAAATGACTTGAAAGTCTCAGGGTACTTTGAATTGGTGGATGAAAGTAAATACCGAAATCAACGGTTAGACCCTTTAGAATTATTAAATGAAATTGAAAAAGACCCATTTGATATAAATACTCAAAACCCACTCAGAGAAAAAGAGTTGGAAATATTTCTTAAGAACCATGAAGACCAAGATATAAATATGGCGGTAGTTATGTACATGGTGAGTGCTTTAGAAAAATATCAAAATGCCTCAATATCAGAATTGCAAAAAGTAGCGGTTGAAATAGCTATGTTGGGTACTCAAGGTATTTCCCCTGATAAAAAAGGCTACAAAATTGCCGCTATCCCAAATGTAGAGTTTAGCGGCTATCACTTATTAGCCTTTTATTATGTTACGTGGAAACTTTTCAACCCAGAAATGCATAAAATGCTTCAGTTACCCTTTGATAAGGAATATGAATTAGCTAAAACTTTGGTAAAAAGATAA
- the rsmG gene encoding 16S rRNA (guanine(527)-N(7))-methyltransferase RsmG, whose amino-acid sequence MQIVEKYFPKLSPQQKAQFGQLQELYAFWNAQINVISRQDVENLYERHVLHSMSIAKVVKFREFANILDVGTGGGFPGIPLAILFPESEFHLVDSIGKKIKVVQEIANALDLKNVRAEHCRAEQADGDYDFVVTRAVTRIAPLYSWVRSKISRNHVHPITNGILALKGGDLDEELAELKRKSRIFELQDFFEEEFFETKKIVYVPIG is encoded by the coding sequence ATGCAAATAGTAGAAAAATATTTTCCAAAATTATCGCCTCAGCAAAAAGCACAATTTGGTCAACTGCAAGAGCTGTATGCTTTCTGGAACGCACAGATTAATGTCATTTCGCGGCAAGATGTGGAAAATCTTTACGAGCGCCACGTATTGCACTCGATGAGCATTGCCAAAGTGGTAAAATTCAGAGAGTTTGCTAATATTTTAGATGTAGGTACTGGCGGTGGATTCCCCGGGATTCCCTTGGCAATTCTATTTCCTGAATCAGAGTTCCATTTGGTGGATAGCATCGGGAAGAAAATCAAAGTTGTGCAAGAAATCGCCAATGCCCTTGATTTGAAAAATGTTCGCGCAGAACATTGTCGGGCCGAACAGGCCGATGGAGACTACGACTTTGTGGTTACGAGAGCGGTTACGCGTATTGCGCCGCTGTATAGTTGGGTTCGTAGTAAAATCAGCCGCAATCATGTTCACCCCATCACAAACGGTATTTTAGCACTGAAGGGAGGCGATTTGGACGAGGAATTAGCCGAACTAAAGCGTAAAAGCCGTATCTTTGAACTTCAGGATTTCTTTGAAGAAGAATTCTTTGAGACAAAAAAAATTGTTTATGTACCCATAGGATAA
- a CDS encoding nucleotide sugar dehydrogenase, with protein sequence MYQQLLQKEKQIAIIGLGYVGLPIALEFAKYFRVIGFDINQHRIDMMKAGQDPSNELDSTVFEDKDIFFTANPDDLQQAHFFIVAVPTPVDDYKVPDLKPLIGASHAIGKALKKGDYVIYESTVYPGCTEEDCLPILEAESGLTLGEDFKIGYSPERINPGDKERTIDKILKIVSGSDAEALEEIAQVYGKIITAGIYKAPTIKVAEAAKVIENTQRDLNISLMNELAIIFDMMGIDTKDVIEAAGTKWNFIKLYPGLVGGHCIGVDPYYLLYKAKKLGYDPQVIHSGRRINDGMPGFIAKRLVQMLIQKGKSPQNAKVLMMGITFKENVSDIRNSKVADLVKELMSFSINVHLVDPYASPNEVAHEYGLTLIDKPSKDYDAVIVSVGHDGYKTLDINYFKSIMNTEPILMDLKGMYKNTEENITYWRL encoded by the coding sequence ATGTATCAGCAACTCCTCCAGAAAGAGAAACAAATAGCAATTATTGGCCTTGGATATGTAGGACTCCCCATTGCTTTAGAATTTGCCAAGTATTTTCGAGTCATTGGATTTGATATTAATCAACATCGTATTGATATGATGAAGGCGGGTCAAGACCCTTCCAATGAATTGGATTCAACCGTTTTTGAGGATAAAGACATCTTCTTTACGGCCAATCCCGACGATTTGCAACAGGCTCATTTTTTTATTGTAGCCGTTCCTACCCCCGTTGATGATTACAAAGTACCTGATTTAAAACCCCTCATCGGGGCCTCTCACGCGATTGGAAAAGCCCTAAAAAAAGGTGATTACGTAATTTATGAGTCAACTGTCTATCCTGGCTGTACAGAAGAAGATTGTTTGCCGATTTTGGAGGCCGAATCTGGACTGACATTAGGAGAGGATTTCAAAATCGGTTACTCCCCAGAACGAATCAATCCTGGTGACAAAGAACGCACCATTGATAAAATTCTAAAAATTGTTTCGGGGAGTGATGCTGAAGCTTTGGAAGAAATTGCCCAAGTATATGGTAAAATCATCACCGCAGGCATATACAAAGCCCCTACCATCAAAGTGGCCGAAGCCGCCAAAGTAATCGAAAATACCCAACGCGACCTCAACATCTCATTGATGAATGAGTTGGCCATTATTTTTGATATGATGGGCATTGATACCAAAGATGTGATTGAAGCTGCGGGGACCAAATGGAATTTCATTAAACTATACCCTGGCTTGGTTGGAGGGCATTGCATCGGTGTTGACCCGTATTATCTGCTCTATAAGGCTAAAAAATTAGGCTACGACCCGCAAGTAATCCACAGTGGGCGACGTATCAATGACGGTATGCCCGGGTTTATCGCTAAACGATTGGTACAGATGTTGATCCAAAAGGGGAAAAGCCCTCAGAATGCCAAAGTGCTGATGATGGGAATTACTTTCAAGGAAAATGTCTCGGATATACGTAACTCAAAAGTGGCGGATTTGGTCAAAGAACTGATGAGCTTCTCCATCAATGTTCACCTTGTTGACCCGTATGCTTCCCCCAATGAAGTAGCCCATGAATATGGATTAACACTCATTGATAAGCCTTCCAAAGACTATGATGCGGTTATTGTTTCGGTAGGACATGACGGATATAAAACACTGGATATTAACTATTTCAAGTCTATTATGAATACTGAGCCAATTTTGATGGACTTGAAAGGAATGTATAAAAATACGGAGGAAAATATAACGTATTGGAGGTTGTAA
- a CDS encoding nucleotide pyrophosphohydrolase, translating to MSDFEELRQKLIDFRNERDWEQFHNPKDLAIAISIEANELLEVFLWKDFKEAKTEKVKEELADILAFCILLADKYNLNVRDLVLDKIQKNAEKYPVEKAKGTAKKYTEL from the coding sequence ATGTCAGATTTTGAGGAATTAAGACAAAAACTTATTGATTTCAGAAATGAAAGGGATTGGGAACAGTTTCATAATCCCAAAGATTTGGCTATTGCTATTTCGATAGAGGCGAACGAGTTGTTAGAGGTGTTTTTGTGGAAAGACTTTAAAGAGGCCAAAACAGAAAAAGTCAAAGAAGAACTTGCTGACATTTTAGCTTTTTGCATACTGCTTGCCGATAAATATAATCTTAATGTCAGGGATTTGGTATTAGATAAAATTCAAAAAAATGCTGAAAAATACCCTGTAGAAAAAGCTAAAGGTACTGCCAAAAAATACACTGAATTATAA
- a CDS encoding DUF3784 domain-containing protein, translating into MKEIYIFGITGSFLIGLGVFIWKKQAIYLLSNFPRDPNELTDPKGLARWAGIFIIFIGLIFFISGGLTMWLKGTKYELLTIVFLLIFTFLLTITYLIGGQRFVKSK; encoded by the coding sequence ATGAAAGAAATATACATTTTCGGAATTACTGGTAGCTTTTTGATTGGCTTAGGGGTGTTTATTTGGAAAAAACAGGCCATTTATTTGCTGTCGAATTTTCCGCGTGATCCAAACGAACTTACCGACCCGAAAGGTTTAGCTCGCTGGGCTGGGATTTTTATCATTTTTATAGGGCTGATTTTTTTTATTTCAGGAGGTTTAACTATGTGGCTGAAAGGAACAAAATATGAGTTGCTCACTATCGTATTTCTTTTGATTTTCACATTTTTACTCACTATAACTTACCTGATTGGTGGCCAGCGGTTTGTAAAAAGTAAATGA
- a CDS encoding OmpA family protein: protein MKKVSLLVTFVLLGFCLLETQAQYNPKAPYEGPYKLNTWSLSAYLGPSQFYGDLREYDFFPVGTDNFDSRSERGTMHFGVSLGKQLTYLFGARLDVGAGNLKGMKRRIYQSYFNANYFQADVAATVNIKGLLFGPTKLKRWKMDVYAGAGQVWFKSTAYQLGSGRLQRRSDDSPTLRNNTTELNKKASSYTQEWVIPVGFSTSYELTKSLDLGLDFRLNNVNTEKLDATVGGDASSIYDGPTGGRLYEGGDANNFLGTPKGSSALDKYGYLAVTLTYKLGKNPLRVEKKNGKWAYDFNALDAGKGFYHLRYTDPKLLVKPPRILSLAEIDSIAKANKPKEIDPRLLQDTDNDGVSDYFDKEPNTPAGSIVTGAGQKIDFDKYVRDALPGMACNEIFANILFDTDKAIIKPEFYDLLNKVVELMNKTQCRLQMAGHADRRASDRYNVALSERRVNAVKQYLAQAGLKDPNRIVVDAYGSFKPIADNGTVDGLKKNRRVELKLMP from the coding sequence ATGAAAAAAGTATCTCTGCTTGTCACATTCGTATTGTTGGGATTCTGTTTGCTTGAAACTCAAGCGCAGTACAATCCAAAGGCTCCTTACGAAGGCCCCTACAAGCTGAACACTTGGTCTTTAAGTGCTTATCTTGGTCCAAGTCAATTTTACGGCGATTTACGTGAATATGACTTCTTTCCTGTAGGTACTGACAATTTTGACAGCCGTTCAGAACGTGGAACCATGCATTTTGGTGTATCTCTTGGAAAACAACTCACCTACCTCTTTGGGGCAAGATTAGACGTTGGTGCAGGAAATTTGAAAGGGATGAAACGCCGTATTTATCAGTCTTATTTTAATGCCAATTATTTTCAAGCCGATGTCGCAGCCACTGTAAACATTAAAGGTCTTCTTTTTGGACCCACAAAATTGAAACGCTGGAAAATGGATGTGTATGCCGGTGCTGGTCAAGTTTGGTTTAAATCTACCGCTTATCAGTTAGGCTCTGGACGTTTGCAACGTCGATCTGATGATTCCCCTACCTTGCGTAATAATACGACTGAACTCAATAAGAAAGCTTCGTCTTATACTCAAGAATGGGTTATCCCTGTTGGATTTAGTACTTCATACGAACTAACAAAGTCGCTTGATTTAGGTCTTGATTTTCGTTTGAATAACGTAAATACTGAAAAATTGGATGCAACCGTAGGCGGTGACGCTTCTTCTATCTACGATGGTCCAACGGGCGGGCGCTTATATGAAGGTGGCGATGCAAACAATTTCTTAGGAACACCTAAAGGAAGCTCAGCGCTTGACAAATACGGCTACCTTGCTGTAACGTTGACATACAAATTGGGAAAAAATCCATTACGTGTAGAGAAGAAAAACGGCAAATGGGCGTATGATTTTAATGCACTTGATGCTGGCAAAGGTTTTTACCACTTGCGCTATACCGATCCTAAGTTGCTCGTAAAACCGCCAAGAATTCTTTCATTGGCTGAAATTGACTCAATTGCGAAAGCCAATAAACCTAAAGAAATTGACCCTCGTTTGTTGCAGGATACGGATAATGACGGTGTTTCTGACTACTTCGATAAAGAGCCTAACACCCCCGCAGGAAGTATCGTAACTGGTGCTGGTCAGAAAATCGACTTTGATAAATATGTAAGAGACGCCCTTCCAGGCATGGCTTGCAATGAAATATTTGCCAACATATTGTTCGATACCGATAAAGCCATCATCAAACCAGAGTTTTATGACTTGCTTAACAAAGTGGTTGAGTTGATGAACAAAACACAATGCCGCCTGCAAATGGCTGGCCACGCTGACCGTCGTGCTTCAGACCGATACAACGTAGCTCTTTCTGAACGCCGCGTAAATGCCGTAAAACAATATCTTGCGCAGGCAGGTTTGAAAGATCCGAACCGCATTGTAGTTGACGCTTACGGTTCATTTAAGCCAATTGCTGACAATGGAACAGTAGATGGATTGAAGAAAAACCGTCGCGTAGAATTGAAATTAATGCCTTAA
- the tgt gene encoding tRNA guanosine(34) transglycosylase Tgt, giving the protein MKFDIIHKDSGTKARAGIIQTDHGTIQTPIFMPVGTAGTVKAVHQRELRDDIKAQIILGNTYHLYLRPGLDILEKAGGLHRFNGWDKPILTDSGGYQVYSLAKTGRKISEEGVKFKSHIDGSTHFFTPEGVMDIQRRIGADIIMAFDECTPYPCDFSYARTSMDMTHRWLKRCCDRFDNTQSIYGYQQTLFPIVQGSVYKDLRRQSAEFIASMEREGNAIGGLSVGEPAEDMYEMTELVCNILPADKPRYLMGVGTPENILESIALGIDMFDCVMPTRNARHGILYTTEGVINIKNEKWKDDFSPIDERLGGYVSTSYTKGYLRHLIKSEEILGAQIASVHNLSFYLWLVGQAREQIIAGTFPLWKAEILRKLTCRL; this is encoded by the coding sequence ATGAAATTCGATATTATTCATAAAGATTCTGGTACCAAGGCCCGGGCCGGAATTATTCAGACCGACCATGGTACCATTCAAACCCCCATTTTTATGCCCGTTGGTACCGCTGGTACCGTTAAAGCCGTGCATCAGCGTGAATTACGGGATGATATAAAGGCGCAGATTATTTTAGGAAATACCTACCATCTTTATTTACGTCCTGGGTTGGATATTTTAGAAAAAGCAGGTGGGTTGCATCGTTTTAATGGCTGGGATAAGCCTATTTTAACCGATAGTGGAGGGTATCAGGTCTATTCATTGGCCAAAACAGGACGCAAAATCAGCGAAGAGGGCGTAAAATTCAAATCGCATATCGACGGGTCTACCCACTTTTTTACTCCTGAGGGCGTCATGGATATTCAACGCAGAATCGGCGCAGACATTATTATGGCTTTTGACGAATGTACGCCTTACCCTTGTGACTTTTCATACGCCAGGACGTCTATGGATATGACACACCGCTGGTTGAAGCGCTGTTGCGATCGTTTTGACAACACACAGTCTATTTATGGCTACCAACAAACGTTATTCCCGATTGTTCAGGGGAGTGTTTATAAGGACCTAAGGAGACAATCAGCCGAGTTTATTGCCAGCATGGAGCGAGAAGGCAATGCCATTGGGGGATTATCTGTGGGAGAACCCGCCGAAGACATGTACGAAATGACCGAGTTGGTTTGTAATATTTTGCCTGCCGATAAGCCCCGTTACCTGATGGGCGTCGGCACCCCAGAAAATATTTTGGAGAGCATTGCATTGGGTATCGACATGTTTGATTGTGTGATGCCTACCCGAAATGCCCGGCATGGTATTTTATACACAACAGAAGGTGTGATAAATATTAAAAATGAGAAGTGGAAAGATGATTTTAGCCCTATTGATGAGCGTTTAGGGGGCTACGTAAGCACATCTTACACAAAAGGGTATTTAAGGCACCTCATCAAATCAGAGGAAATCCTCGGGGCCCAGATCGCAAGTGTGCATAATCTGAGCTTTTATTTATGGCTTGTTGGGCAGGCGCGGGAACAAATTATTGCGGGGACATTCCCTTTGTGGAAGGCTGAAATTTTAAGAAAATTAACATGCCGACTTTGA
- a CDS encoding glycosyltransferase yields the protein MDIFYSTNWFLYPFLNILLGLFVVIVLVQLYYILFVFAKLLFQQTPVEKEQWPPVTVVVCAHNELGNLRELLPMLNEQDYPDYEVVVMNDRSWDGTEEFAEEEANVWKKVRFVHIRQEYDHVTPKKYAVTTAVRGAKHDVILLTDADCRPTTDQWIKGMAACLTEEKQVVIGFSPYQKLDGFLNRLIRFETFYVAIQYLSLALAGKPYMAVGRNLMYSKSLFTQNKGFYTHLRVMGGDDDLLMNEIATRYNTAVCLNADTFMVSLPKTTWKDWYRQKKRHLSVSKYYKTGNKVRLAVLSGTHVLSWMLFLGLLLGCLWNYPALLAYIIIIGLLFSIRLVAQWIVLGLASRKLYKSVGWFAIPLMDLTLFVYYFTMSFVMWYNRRKKVRWR from the coding sequence ATGGATATATTCTACTCGACCAATTGGTTCCTTTATCCTTTCTTAAACATTTTACTAGGCCTGTTTGTCGTAATTGTCTTAGTTCAATTGTATTACATCTTGTTCGTATTTGCGAAACTTCTTTTCCAACAGACCCCTGTTGAGAAAGAACAATGGCCACCTGTAACGGTTGTGGTTTGTGCGCACAATGAATTGGGAAATTTACGCGAGTTATTACCCATGCTCAACGAACAAGACTACCCTGACTATGAGGTAGTTGTGATGAATGACCGTTCTTGGGATGGAACTGAAGAATTTGCGGAAGAAGAAGCAAACGTCTGGAAAAAGGTTCGTTTTGTACATATCAGGCAAGAGTACGACCACGTTACGCCCAAAAAGTACGCTGTTACAACCGCAGTGCGAGGCGCGAAGCATGATGTAATATTACTCACCGATGCAGATTGCCGGCCAACAACCGATCAGTGGATTAAAGGGATGGCGGCCTGTCTTACGGAGGAGAAGCAGGTTGTTATTGGATTTTCCCCTTACCAAAAACTCGACGGCTTTCTCAATCGCTTGATTCGTTTTGAAACATTCTATGTGGCTATTCAATACCTATCCTTAGCCTTGGCAGGAAAGCCTTACATGGCAGTAGGCAGGAATTTAATGTACAGTAAGTCGCTTTTTACCCAAAACAAAGGCTTTTATACGCATTTACGGGTTATGGGTGGTGATGACGATTTGTTGATGAATGAAATTGCTACTCGGTATAATACGGCGGTTTGCCTCAATGCCGATACATTTATGGTTTCCCTTCCAAAAACAACGTGGAAGGATTGGTATCGCCAAAAGAAAAGACATTTATCGGTCAGCAAATATTATAAAACGGGCAATAAAGTTCGTTTAGCGGTATTATCTGGTACGCATGTATTGTCGTGGATGTTATTTTTAGGGTTGCTTTTAGGTTGTTTATGGAATTATCCTGCTTTACTGGCCTACATTATTATTATAGGCCTACTTTTTAGTATACGTCTTGTGGCACAATGGATTGTACTGGGCCTTGCCTCTCGCAAACTTTACAAATCAGTAGGTTGGTTTGCGATTCCATTGATGGACTTGACGCTCTTTGTCTATTATTTTACAATGTCGTTTGTGATGTGGTACAATCGACGTAAAAAAGTAAGATGGAGGTAA
- the glf gene encoding UDP-galactopyranose mutase: protein MYDYLIVGAGLFGNVWAHEATKRGKKCLVVDRRNHIGGNTYCENVEGINVHYYGAHIFHTNDKDIWDYVNSFVEFNRYTNSPVANYYGELYNLPFNMNTFYQMWKVRTPEEAKAKIQEQIEAANIKEPKNLEEQAISLVGTDIYEKLIKSYTEKQWGRKCIDLPAFIIKRLPVRFTFDNNYFNDRYQGIPIGGYNKLNEALLEGIDVRLGVDYFKNRAELDASAKQIVYTGQLDEYFDFKLGYLEYRSLRFEHQTLDTPNHQGNAVVNYTDGETAFTRIIEHKHFEFGTQDKTVITHEYPQEWTPGQEPYYPVNDDKNDKLLREYRKLVDAETNVIFGGRLAEYRYYDMHQVIGSALAKVRKHFGE from the coding sequence ATGTACGATTATCTTATTGTGGGTGCTGGGCTATTTGGAAATGTATGGGCACACGAAGCCACCAAAAGAGGAAAAAAATGCTTAGTGGTAGACCGCCGGAACCACATTGGCGGAAATACTTACTGCGAAAATGTAGAAGGAATTAATGTTCACTACTACGGTGCGCACATTTTTCACACCAATGACAAAGACATTTGGGACTATGTCAACTCATTTGTAGAATTTAACCGTTATACCAATTCGCCCGTAGCAAATTATTACGGTGAGCTTTACAATTTGCCCTTCAATATGAATACTTTCTACCAAATGTGGAAGGTGCGTACTCCTGAAGAAGCAAAAGCAAAAATTCAGGAACAGATTGAAGCCGCCAATATCAAAGAGCCTAAAAATCTGGAAGAACAGGCCATCTCATTGGTAGGAACCGACATCTACGAAAAACTCATTAAAAGCTACACCGAAAAACAATGGGGACGTAAGTGTATAGATTTGCCAGCTTTTATTATCAAGCGTTTGCCCGTGCGTTTTACGTTTGACAATAACTATTTTAACGACCGTTACCAAGGGATTCCGATTGGGGGCTATAATAAACTCAACGAAGCCTTATTGGAAGGAATTGATGTACGTTTGGGCGTGGACTACTTTAAAAACCGGGCAGAATTGGATGCGTCGGCCAAGCAAATTGTATATACAGGCCAATTGGATGAGTATTTCGATTTTAAACTCGGATATCTGGAATACCGCAGCCTACGTTTTGAGCACCAAACGTTGGATACCCCCAACCACCAAGGTAATGCGGTCGTTAACTATACCGACGGCGAAACAGCTTTTACGCGAATCATTGAACATAAGCATTTTGAGTTTGGGACGCAAGACAAAACGGTCATTACACACGAATATCCGCAGGAGTGGACGCCAGGTCAGGAACCTTATTACCCTGTAAATGACGACAAAAACGATAAGCTATTACGTGAATATCGTAAACTAGTCGACGCAGAAACGAATGTGATTTTTGGCGGACGCTTGGCAGAATACCGTTATTATGACATGCACCAAGTGATTGGATCGGCCCTTGCAAAAGTTCGAAAACATTTTGGAGAATAA